The following coding sequences are from one Phreatobacter oligotrophus window:
- a CDS encoding ABC transporter permease has product MRASNIWRLGVKELWSLVRNPALLALIAYAFSLQIYVAATAVPLYLNNAPISIVDEDVSSLSARIASAFYRPYFSAPKVISLPEMNQRMDAGIDTFALVIPPNFERDVLAGSEPAIQFNVDATRMTQAFTGAGYARAIVSAEVTEFARHYRAAEAAPVDLVLRARFNPELNAGWFSAMMEVINNVSLLSVILAGAALIRERERGTIEHLLVMPVTPIEIMLAKIWPVALAVFLAALFALTVVVQTWLAIPVAGSLWLLMLGLVFELFATASLGILLATIAGSMPQFGLLLLMVLFPLQVLAGGLTPAESMPSAVRAVMMAAPDTHFVSLSQSILFRGAGLSAVWPQLLNLFAIGLAFFLLSLWRFRKSLRSRGR; this is encoded by the coding sequence ATGCGTGCCTCGAACATCTGGCGGCTGGGCGTCAAGGAGTTATGGAGCCTCGTTCGCAATCCCGCTCTGCTGGCACTGATTGCCTACGCCTTCTCCTTGCAGATCTACGTCGCGGCGACGGCGGTTCCGCTCTATCTCAACAACGCGCCGATCTCGATCGTCGACGAGGACGTCTCGTCGCTGTCGGCGCGGATCGCGTCGGCCTTTTATCGTCCCTATTTCAGCGCCCCCAAGGTCATTTCGCTCCCGGAAATGAACCAGCGCATGGATGCAGGCATCGACACTTTCGCGCTCGTGATCCCGCCCAATTTCGAACGCGACGTTTTGGCCGGCAGCGAGCCGGCGATCCAGTTCAACGTCGACGCGACCCGCATGACTCAGGCGTTCACCGGCGCCGGCTATGCGCGGGCGATCGTTTCGGCCGAGGTCACCGAATTCGCACGGCACTATCGTGCGGCAGAAGCGGCGCCGGTCGATTTGGTGTTGCGCGCGCGTTTCAACCCTGAGCTCAATGCCGGCTGGTTCAGCGCGATGATGGAAGTCATCAACAACGTCTCGCTCCTGTCGGTCATTCTGGCCGGCGCGGCGCTCATTCGCGAGCGTGAGCGCGGCACGATCGAGCATCTCCTGGTCATGCCGGTGACGCCGATCGAGATCATGCTGGCAAAGATCTGGCCGGTGGCGCTCGCGGTGTTCTTGGCAGCTCTGTTCGCGCTCACCGTCGTGGTACAGACTTGGCTTGCGATTCCGGTTGCCGGCTCGCTGTGGCTGCTCATGCTGGGCCTGGTCTTCGAGCTATTTGCGACCGCGTCGCTGGGCATCCTCCTTGCGACGATCGCGGGATCCATGCCCCAGTTTGGCCTGCTGCTGCTGATGGTGCTGTTTCCGCTGCAGGTCCTCGCCGGCGGATTGACGCCCGCGGAGAGCATGCCAAGTGCTGTCCGCGCGGTCATGATGGCCGCGCCCGACACGCATTTCGTGTCCCTGTCGCAGTCGATCCTGTTCCGGGGCGCGGGACTCAGTGCGGTCTGGCCTCAATTGCTAAACCTATTCGCGATCGGCCTTGCCTTCTTCCTGCTGTCGCTGTGGCGGTTCCGGAAGTCCTTGCGATCCCGTGGACGATAA
- a CDS encoding universal stress protein: MAFKDLLMVLTTYPDPTPVAELAQGVDFAAAIGAKISAVACEVEFRIPGSVVGNLLNVPALAAAESRKSSTNALALLTTFQQAAEKREVFHERRSETCLISEVADVLVEHARLRDLTIVPVGEGDYVDVGDWYVEQIVFGSGRPTLITPKPASHRGALTLNTAVVAWDFSRPAARAIADAIPILAMAKRVYVVTVTGDKAINTRRSGAELAKHLAIHGVEVTLDTTNAAGRSIGDTLDSYVASREADLLVMGAYGHSRIRDFILGGATKSMLARPPLPIFLSH; the protein is encoded by the coding sequence ATGGCCTTCAAAGACTTGCTGATGGTCCTGACGACCTACCCGGATCCAACGCCGGTCGCGGAGCTTGCCCAAGGCGTCGACTTCGCCGCAGCCATCGGCGCCAAGATTTCGGCCGTTGCCTGCGAAGTTGAATTTCGAATTCCAGGAAGCGTTGTCGGTAACCTATTGAATGTTCCCGCATTGGCCGCCGCTGAGAGCAGGAAGAGTTCGACGAATGCGCTAGCGCTCTTAACCACATTCCAGCAGGCCGCTGAGAAGCGGGAGGTATTTCACGAGCGGCGATCGGAGACTTGCCTGATCTCAGAAGTTGCGGACGTATTGGTCGAACACGCACGCCTTCGCGATTTGACGATCGTCCCCGTAGGAGAGGGTGATTATGTCGATGTCGGCGATTGGTACGTTGAACAGATCGTATTCGGATCGGGACGCCCTACACTTATCACCCCGAAACCAGCCAGTCATCGCGGTGCGCTCACATTGAACACTGCGGTGGTGGCTTGGGATTTCAGCCGACCTGCAGCGAGGGCGATTGCCGACGCAATTCCGATACTGGCAATGGCCAAACGGGTGTACGTCGTGACGGTCACCGGCGACAAGGCAATCAATACCAGGCGTTCTGGCGCAGAACTCGCAAAGCATCTGGCGATTCATGGTGTCGAGGTCACATTGGATACGACCAATGCCGCCGGTCGAAGCATCGGCGACACACTCGATTCGTATGTTGCCTCACGCGAGGCCGACCTTCTCGTTATGGGAGCATACGGACACTCTCGCATTCGAGATTTCATCCTCGGCGGGGCAACAAAAAGCATGCTCGCGCGGCCGCCGCTTCCGATCTTTCTGTCGCATTGA
- a CDS encoding heavy metal translocating P-type ATPase, with product MTEKLRLDIPILLPDVPDADDACVARLTSEIGGRAGVEEVHVRGTGPGEPAQLCVHYDPEIIPLPRIRELAASAGATISERFGHLLWQVEGIAHQRRARTVADGLRTVPGVLEAQASAGGVVRVEFDRSQGSEKAVRDALAKMGVTVREQVVARAPAPEPRRSGKDEAADEHGGHNHAGPDHAGHDHGEDKGGRGEKDHDHAHGGLLGPNTELIFSLTCGALLGVGVAIEKLLPTAPSWLPTACYIAAYFFGGFYTLREAIDNLRLRKFEIDTLMLVAAAGAAALGAFAEGALLLFLFSLGHALEHYAMGRAKQAIEALAELAPRTATVRRDGETREVPVEDLVVGDVVVVRPNERLPADGFLVKGESSVNQAPVTGESIPVDKRPVEDVTRARAKPNAVEASSRVFAGTINGAGAIEIEVTRLSTETALAKVVQMVSEAETQKSPTQRFTDKFERIFVPAVLALAVILLFAWMVIDEPFSASFYRAMAVLVAASPCALAIATPSAVLSGVARAARGGVLVKGGAPLENLGSLSAIAFDKTGTLTEGRPRITDIVPAEGVSEDELLRVAVAVEQLSDHPLAEAIARDGRERLGGRDVAEAQDLKSLTGRGVTATLEGKPVWIGKAEMFGADGIAPLGEAMVAAIAKLRDGGRTTMVVRYGDKELGAIGLMDTPRAAARKALAELHTLGIKRMIMISGDHQKVADAIAKDVGLDEAWGDLMPEDKVEAIKKLSAEQKVAMVGDGVNDAPAMASATVGIAMGAAGSDVALETADVALMADDLSHLPFAVGLSRHTRGIILQNVFISLGVVVLLVPATILGLSIGAAVAVHEGSTLVVVVNALRLLAYRDRRQ from the coding sequence ATGACCGAAAAACTTCGTCTGGATATTCCGATCCTGCTGCCTGACGTGCCGGACGCCGACGATGCCTGCGTCGCGCGGCTCACCTCGGAGATCGGCGGGCGCGCGGGCGTCGAGGAGGTGCACGTGCGGGGCACCGGCCCGGGCGAGCCGGCCCAGCTTTGCGTGCACTACGACCCGGAGATCATACCACTACCGCGGATCCGCGAGCTCGCGGCGAGCGCCGGTGCCACGATCAGCGAACGGTTCGGCCATCTGCTGTGGCAGGTCGAAGGGATCGCCCACCAGCGCCGGGCACGCACGGTTGCCGATGGTCTGCGTACAGTGCCGGGCGTACTGGAGGCGCAAGCGAGCGCCGGCGGGGTGGTGCGTGTTGAATTTGACCGGAGCCAGGGGTCTGAGAAGGCCGTCCGCGATGCGCTCGCCAAAATGGGTGTCACGGTGCGTGAGCAGGTCGTCGCCCGGGCGCCTGCGCCGGAGCCGCGGCGTTCCGGGAAGGACGAGGCGGCTGACGAGCATGGGGGCCATAATCATGCCGGTCCCGATCATGCCGGCCACGATCACGGCGAAGACAAGGGCGGCAGGGGCGAAAAAGATCACGATCATGCGCATGGGGGCCTTCTCGGGCCCAACACCGAACTGATCTTCTCGCTCACCTGTGGCGCTCTACTTGGCGTTGGCGTCGCGATCGAGAAGCTCCTGCCAACGGCTCCCTCCTGGCTGCCGACCGCCTGCTATATCGCCGCCTATTTCTTCGGCGGGTTCTATACGCTGCGCGAAGCGATCGACAATCTGCGCCTCAGGAAGTTCGAGATCGACACGCTGATGCTGGTCGCGGCGGCGGGCGCCGCGGCGCTTGGCGCCTTTGCGGAAGGCGCGTTGCTGTTGTTCTTGTTCAGCCTCGGCCACGCGCTCGAGCACTATGCGATGGGGCGGGCCAAGCAGGCGATTGAAGCGCTCGCCGAATTGGCTCCTCGGACGGCCACCGTGCGCCGCGACGGCGAGACGCGCGAGGTCCCCGTAGAGGACCTCGTGGTCGGTGACGTGGTTGTCGTGCGTCCGAATGAGCGGCTGCCCGCCGATGGATTTTTGGTCAAGGGCGAGTCGAGCGTCAACCAGGCGCCGGTGACCGGCGAGAGCATCCCGGTCGATAAGCGGCCGGTCGAGGACGTTACGAGGGCGCGTGCCAAGCCCAACGCCGTGGAGGCGTCGTCGCGCGTGTTTGCCGGGACCATTAACGGCGCGGGTGCGATCGAGATCGAGGTGACGCGTCTTTCGACGGAAACCGCGCTCGCCAAGGTCGTGCAGATGGTGAGCGAGGCCGAGACTCAGAAATCACCGACCCAGCGTTTCACCGATAAGTTCGAGCGCATTTTTGTGCCGGCGGTGCTGGCGCTCGCCGTCATTCTGCTGTTCGCCTGGATGGTGATCGATGAGCCGTTCAGCGCCAGCTTTTATCGCGCCATGGCGGTGCTGGTGGCGGCCAGTCCCTGCGCACTGGCGATCGCCACGCCGAGCGCAGTGCTGTCGGGCGTGGCGCGCGCGGCGCGGGGCGGCGTTCTCGTAAAAGGCGGTGCCCCACTGGAAAATCTCGGCTCGCTGAGCGCGATCGCGTTCGACAAGACCGGCACGCTGACGGAGGGCCGTCCGCGCATCACCGACATCGTCCCGGCCGAGGGTGTTTCGGAAGACGAACTGCTTAGGGTCGCCGTGGCCGTCGAGCAACTCAGCGACCATCCGCTTGCGGAGGCGATCGCGCGCGACGGCCGTGAGCGGTTGGGTGGACGCGACGTCGCGGAGGCGCAGGATCTCAAGAGCCTCACCGGACGCGGGGTGACCGCAACGCTGGAGGGCAAACCGGTCTGGATCGGCAAGGCCGAGATGTTCGGCGCCGACGGCATCGCGCCGCTGGGCGAGGCCATGGTAGCGGCCATTGCGAAACTGCGCGACGGCGGCCGCACCACGATGGTCGTGCGCTACGGCGACAAGGAACTAGGTGCGATAGGCTTGATGGATACGCCACGCGCCGCCGCGCGCAAGGCGCTGGCCGAGCTGCACACGCTCGGCATCAAGCGGATGATCATGATCTCCGGCGATCACCAGAAGGTCGCCGACGCTATCGCCAAGGATGTCGGGCTCGACGAGGCCTGGGGCGATCTGATGCCGGAGGACAAGGTTGAGGCGATCAAGAAGCTGAGCGCCGAGCAGAAGGTCGCCATGGTCGGCGACGGCGTGAATGACGCGCCGGCAATGGCGAGCGCCACGGTTGGCATCGCGATGGGCGCGGCCGGCTCCGACGTCGCTCTGGAGACCGCGGACGTCGCGCTGATGGCCGACGATCTCAGTCACCTGCCCTTTGCTGTGGGCCTCAGCCGCCATACCCGCGGGATCATCTTGCAGAACGTGTTCATCAGCCTCGGCGTAGTCGTGCTCCTGGTGCCCGCGACGATCCTGGGGCTCAGCATCGGTGCGGCAGTCGCGGTGCATGAGGGTTCGACGCTCGTGGTCGTCGTCAACGCGCTGCGGCTACTCGCGTATCGCGACAGGAGACAATAG
- a CDS encoding ClpX C4-type zinc finger protein, which produces MRRKLCCSFCGKSEREVAKLAAGPGGVHICDACVQAGRLFMSGTAALPRDFDPATWPTDRFVAALGPLHATAEAHREHLAKIVDTLRHREVSSAKIAEPPRRVLPNCVGTVRRAIVGLGRFREGRRSRLRAVLARISRPPSAFG; this is translated from the coding sequence GTGCGGCGCAAGCTATGCTGTTCATTCTGCGGGAAATCGGAACGCGAGGTCGCTAAGCTGGCCGCGGGGCCGGGCGGCGTCCATATTTGCGACGCTTGCGTCCAAGCGGGCCGACTTTTCATGTCCGGCACTGCTGCACTGCCGCGGGATTTTGATCCGGCGACGTGGCCGACTGATCGTTTCGTCGCGGCCCTTGGACCCCTCCACGCCACAGCAGAGGCGCATCGCGAGCATCTCGCGAAGATCGTCGACACGCTCCGCCATCGAGAGGTAAGCTCGGCAAAGATTGCAGAGCCCCCTCGGCGTGTCCTGCCAAACTGCGTAGGAACGGTTCGGCGGGCAATAGTCGGCTTAGGGAGATTCCGCGAGGGGCGGCGATCAAGGCTCCGCGCGGTACTTGCCCGGATTTCCCGGCCGCCCTCAGCCTTCGGCTGA
- a CDS encoding ferritin-like domain-containing protein, producing MSDNRPSITREKLAALLNEDLAREYQAIIAYVVYSQVLKGAEYMSIADQLQKHAAEELRHALTISRQIDYLGATPTTIPKPIEVSDSAEKILRADLQNEIDTIKNYRERIRQCETLGEFAIAEHIREILLDEQDHLIDLATALGEDAPDLTN from the coding sequence ATGTCAGACAACAGACCTTCAATTACACGCGAGAAGCTGGCGGCGCTGCTGAACGAAGACTTGGCTCGCGAATACCAAGCGATTATCGCGTACGTTGTCTATTCGCAAGTGCTCAAGGGTGCTGAGTATATGAGCATTGCGGATCAGCTACAAAAGCACGCCGCGGAAGAGCTTAGACACGCGCTGACGATATCTCGGCAAATTGATTATCTCGGCGCTACACCAACGACGATTCCAAAACCCATCGAAGTATCCGATAGCGCGGAGAAGATATTGCGGGCAGATCTTCAGAACGAGATCGACACAATCAAGAACTATCGCGAGCGGATCCGTCAGTGTGAAACATTGGGCGAATTCGCTATCGCGGAGCACATCCGCGAGATCTTGCTCGATGAGCAAGACCATTTGATAGATCTTGCCACCGCTCTGGGCGAAGACGCGCCAGATTTGACCAACTAG
- a CDS encoding MgtC/SapB family protein produces MTMRFAALNWVEMGSHLVDLAIAYILALPIGWERESQERSAGLRTFPLVAIAACGFVLVAIRVLGETSMGQARILEGLITGIGFIGGGAILKRGDHTSGTATAASLWATGALGGAVGYGLYDIALILSIVTFATLRSLAPLKSMIQPSTPNDGKS; encoded by the coding sequence ATGACGATGAGATTTGCAGCCTTGAATTGGGTGGAAATGGGCTCCCACTTGGTCGACTTGGCTATCGCCTACATTTTGGCATTGCCTATTGGATGGGAGCGCGAAAGTCAGGAGCGCAGCGCTGGTCTGCGAACCTTTCCGCTCGTCGCGATTGCCGCGTGCGGTTTTGTGCTCGTCGCGATCCGCGTCTTGGGCGAGACCTCGATGGGTCAGGCTCGGATTCTCGAAGGTCTAATAACGGGAATAGGATTCATCGGCGGAGGCGCAATCCTGAAGCGCGGAGATCATACGTCCGGCACAGCCACAGCGGCTAGCTTGTGGGCAACAGGGGCGCTCGGGGGAGCTGTTGGCTACGGTCTCTATGATATTGCCCTGATCCTCAGCATTGTAACCTTCGCAACTCTCCGCTCTCTTGCCCCTCTGAAAAGCATGATCCAACCCTCAACACCCAACGATGGCAAAAGCTAA
- a CDS encoding zinc-ribbon domain-containing protein: protein MCPSCRSDNAPDSRFCANCGQRFGSSEAACSKCNASIPANSKFCRSCGTAVAGANPEGK from the coding sequence GTGTGTCCCAGCTGTCGCTCTGACAACGCGCCGGACAGCCGTTTTTGCGCCAATTGTGGCCAGCGCTTCGGATCGTCCGAGGCGGCGTGTTCGAAGTGCAATGCGTCAATTCCAGCCAACTCTAAATTTTGCCGCTCTTGCGGTACGGCGGTGGCCGGAGCAAATCCTGAGGGAAAGTGA